The DNA window GAACCCGGTGGACCCGTCGCCGGCGAGCGCCGTCGCGACGTCCCCGGAAAGCGGTTGCAGCATGGACGCGTCGGGGTCCATCTCGAGCAGGACATCGCGCGCGAGTCCGCAGTTCTGTCCGCGCAACGCGTCCACGTTGGAGCGCGCCAGCGAGTACGCCGGATACTGCGTGACGGCGCCCTTGGCGAGCGAGAGCACCTCGAACAGCACCATCGCGGCCGCGGCGATCGTGAGCGGTGGCAGCGCCCAGAGCGGGCGGAGGCGGGAGCCGGGAACGGGAGCGCGGGAATCGCGCAGATGACACCACGCCGCGACCGCGAGCGACAGCAGCGCGCCACCGAAAAGCACGGTCGCGGCGCCGGTGCCGGCGGTCGAGGGCGGCTTGTCCCACCACGGCACACCCCACGCCGAGACGTACCAGTAGTTGTTGGTCCCGATGAACGTCATGGCCAGCAGGAACAGCACCCCGGCCGCGAACAGCGCGCGGTTGCGGGGAGAGCGCAGCACGGCCGTGCCGACGGCGACGGCGGTGAGCACCGCCAGCGCGCCGGCCAGCCCGGCGAACACGCCGAGATGGTGCGTCCACTTGGTGGGGGTGAACATCATCAGCGCGACAGCGCCGAACGTCACCCCGATGATCCGGCGCGACGGCCCGGCCGCGGTGCCGGGGATCCGCCCGCTCCTGCGCACCATCGCCAGCGTGCACACCGCGATCCCCAGGAACATCACGAAGATGCCGAATCGGCGCGCGAGCGAGCCGTCGGCGGTGTCGTTGAGCAGCCACTGGTAGCGCAGATTCTCGCTGAACCACTTCTCGTCGGGGCCGGCGGCGACGTGGGCGTCCTGCATCACGGGGACCGAGGCGAGGGTCTGGTCGGCGAACACCGCGACCAGGATCGCGGTCCCCGACGCGATCATCGGCAGCAGCAGCGCCGGGTAGCCGACGCTCTCCGCGCGGGCCACGACGATCCGGTACAGCGGACGGGCCCCGGCGAGCAGCGCCGCGAAACAGATGATGCCGGAAGGCCCGACCGAGAGAGTGGCGGCGGCGACGACGATCGCGACGGCCGCCGGCAGCAGCCGTCGGGTCGCGATGGCCCGCTCGACCGAACACCACGTCAACAGCACGCCGGCCGCCACCACGGGCTCCGGACGCAGCCCGTTGTTGTACGGCAGCCACACCGCCAGGAAGCCGAGCGCGCCGGTCCACAGCGCGACCCGGCTGGTGCGGGCCGCGGCACCGAGCCGGGGAACGACCTCGCGGCTGAGCACCATCCACGTGACGATGCCGGCGAGGAGGGCGGGCAGGCGGACCCAGATGCTCGCGTTCCAGATGTCGTCGAGCAGGCCGAACAGGTAGTAGTACGGCGTCCCGAACGGGGTCTCGGGAACCCCGAAGTAGCGGAAGTAGTTCGACATGTAGCCGGACGACTGCGCCGACCGGGCCATCGTGTACTGGTAGCCGTCGTCGGCGGTGGTCGCGCCGATGAAGTGCCACAGCACCAGCGTGCCGACCACGACGGCGTCGGTCACACCGAAACGCCACCAGCGGGCGGGCAGGAACCGTCGCGCACGGCGGCCGTCGGAACCGTCGAGGCTGTGCAGCGCAACCAGACTCGCGAGCGTCGCGAGGACTGCCACGATCATCGCGACGACCTTGACCGGCGCGGGCGACGACGAGAACCGCGAATCGAGTTCGGCCCGCACCTGGAGTCCGGCGGGCGCGGCGCCGTCGATGTCGCTGAAGATGCCGACGATCTGGGGGCGGTGGTCGCCGTCGAGTGTCTTCGCCGGAAGGGGCTGCGCGCCCGTACGTCCGGTCACCTCCAGCGTGGTGCGGGTGGCGTCCGACGAGACGGTCACGGCGCAGTCGGGTCCGGTCAGCTCGGGCAGGGGCACGGACAGCAGTGCGGTGTCGCGCAGGATCACGTCCAGGCGCGCCGGAGAGTCCGCGGACGCGGCAGTGGTCTTGGCGACGAAACCGTACTGCTCCGTGCCGGGCGCCCCGGACGGGATGGTCGCGGCCACGAACCCGCCCGAATCGAGTTCTCGCGCTGCGGTGCACGGGATGCGCGCGTCGAAGCTCTGCGGGGCGTAGGACACCAGCGGTGCCTCGACGCTCGTGGCGACGCCGTTCTGCGGCCACGACACGGACGCCTGCTGCTGGTCGACGGGCAGCAGCGGTATCGCGACGGCCGCGAGCACCCCGATCAGCGCGGCGACGATCGCGATCAGCCGCGGCCGGGTCGGTCCCCGCCTCGTCGGGGCCGCCGGGGCCGTGCGCCGAGGCGGCACCTTCGCGGATACCGACCCCGTCCCCACCATGCTGTCGACCACGAGAAGGCATCGTAACCGCACGAGAGCCGGTTTCGGCCGACTTGCGTGCCGTCGCCGAATCCGGCAATTCGCCGGGTAGAACGGACGGATGAAGGTATTCACCGGAACCGATGCCGCGATCGATCCGGCGGCGGTGGCCGGGTTCGCCCGTCGTGCGGAGGCCGCCGGGTACGACGGGCTGCACGTGTCCGAGACCGTGCACGACCCGTTCCTGCTGGCGCTCCTGGCGTTGCAGGCGACGGAGCGGATCGTCGTACGCACCTCGGTCGCATTGGCATTCGTCCGCAGCCCGCTGCTGACGGCGTACACCGCGTGGGACCTGTCGAGGATGTCGGGTGGACGGTTCCACCTCGGGCTGGGCAGCCAGATCCGCCAGAACATCGAGGAGCGGTACGCGATGGAGTGGTCCGCGCCGGCCGCGCGCATGCGCGACTACGTCGGGGTGGTCCGTGCCGCGTTCGAGTCGTTCCGCACGGGCGAACTCGTCCCGTACGAGGGGGAGCGGTACCGGTTCACCCGGATGCAGCCCTACTTCAATCCCGGTCCCGACCAGGACACGGTGACGCCGCCGATCTACCTGGGTGCCGTGGGCCGGCGGATGCTCGCGGTCGCGGGGGCGACGGCCGACGGCCTGATCACCCACCCCACCAATTCCGACCCGCAGTTCCTGTTCGACGAATGCCGGCCGGCACTCGCGGAGGGCGCCGCCGCGGCGGGACGCTCGCTCGACGGGTTCGACGTGGTCGCGGGACTGCAGGTGATCACCGGGGCCACCGACGCGGACGTCGCCGCCGAACGTGACCGCCGGCGTCGACTGTTCGCGTTCCTGTACTCCACTCCGGCCTATCGGGGTGCGCTCGTACGGCACGGGTTTCCCGACCTGCAGGCGAAACTGGCCGACCGCGTCCGGTGCGACGACTGGGAAAGGCTCGAGGACATCGTTACCGACGAAGTCCTCGCCACCATCGTGCCGACGGCCCGGTACGACGCGCTCGCCGGCGCGGTCCGTGAGCGCCTGGACGGTATCGCGCAGAGTGTCACGCTGGCGCTCCCCGAGAACGCTGATCAGGATCGCTGCATGGCCGACGTGATCGCCGAACTACACGCCGGATAGCTTCGCGAAAGGTGCAGGAAGAGGAATGAGTCGTCTCGCCCGGATCGTGCCCTTGCTCGCCGCGCTGGTGTGCGGCGCGCTCGCCGGTCGCGTGCTGTCGTCCCCGGTGCCCGAGCACTATCTCTGGGCCGAGAGTGCGCTGCCGGCGGCCCTCGTCACGAACGGTGCAGGCGTCGCGGCCGCGGCTGTCGTGGCGGTGCTGGTCACTGTGGTGCTCGTCCGGCGGCGATCGGTGACCCTACTGACAGCGGCTGTCGTGGCCGGGCTGCTGCTCCTCGCGTTGCCGGACGTGCTGGGCTACCCGGACGAGCCTGCGGTGCTCCTGTACTCGAATGCCGTTGCCGCAGGGGTGATTCTCGGTGCGGTTTCGCCTCTGGCCGCGCGCGAGCTGAGCGCGCAGGTGGCGCTCGCGGTGGGTGCCGTAGGTGCCTTCCTGCTGTCGGGGGCGGTGGCCGACGTGAATCGAGGTGGTACGGCGGACTTCGGTTGGACCGCGTATACCCCGCTGACCTCGCACCCGGTCGAGCGCTCAGGCGTGGTGGGTCTGTGGCCCGCCGTCGTCGCGGCGGTGCTCGTCGTCCTGGCGGCCGTGCTCGACCGCAGGACGTCGTGGGTCGCGCGTGTCGACACCCGCTGGTTGGCGGTCGCCGCCGCGCTGCCCGTCGCGGCCTTCGGTGCCGTCCAGATCCTCACGGAGTCAGCGGAACTGCTGCAGCCGCAGTGGTGGTACCCCTACGCCGGTCTGGCGACGGTGCTCGTGGCGTGGCTCGCGTGGCAGCTACCCGGGCGCGACGGGCAGCTGATTTTCGCCGGAGCGGCGATTCTCGCTGCAGCGGCTGTGAGAACACCCTGGACGAGCGGCGAGTGGTGGGCGCTCGCCGTCCCCGCCGTACTGATCGTGGCCGGTGCCGCGGTGGGACTGCGGTGGCCCGTCCCGGCGGCCGGGTTCGGCCTCTTGGCGGCGGCGGTCGCAGTTTCCCTTGTCGGTTTCGACCACTCGGACGTCTCTGCCTTCGTCTACGCGATCGCGCTGCCCGCCGGGGTTGGGTACGTCGTCGGCTCGTGCCTGCCGACGTCGGCGCCGGCGACGACGGTCGGACTGTCACTGCCGTTCACGATCGGCGTTCCGGCGGCCCTGTCCACGGCGTGGGCGACCGAGACCCGGTACGCGGACTACGCGCCCGCGCCGTTCGACTCGCCGGAGGCTGTTCCGACGGCCGTCGCGCTTACGTCCGTCGCCGTGATCGTGGTGTGCGCCGTCGGCGCCTGGGGGCTGGACCTGCGGTCCGGGCCGCGCTGACGAACGACCCGGAAACGGCCGAAGGCCCCACTCTCGAAAGAGTGGGGCCTTCTCGGGTGCCCCCGGCAGGATTCGAACCTGCGGCCTTTCGCTCCGGAGGCGAACGCTCTATCCCCTGAGCTACGGGGGCGCACCGGAATTCTCCGGTGTGCCAGTGGGCGGAGTTAGCGTAGCGCATTGTCGGCGATCATCCACATCCGCTGGTAGATCGACGTTTTTCGGATCGGATCCTCGGCCGGAACGAGTCCGGGCGGCGCATCCGTGGGATGCGCCGCCCGGGGCAACTCTCGCTATCGAGGCGATCGGTTCAGTTCATGGGAAGCGGTGAGGCGTTCCGCTCGGCGAGCATGCTCGTGATGAGCGTGGCCTCGCTCTGCTGGGTGGCCACCATGGTCTGCGACAGATTGCGCACCGCCGGGACGTCGGCGTACTGCTGCGCGTACTCCATCATCGGCAGGCCGCCCTGGTGGTGCCGCAGCATCAACTGCAGGAACATCACGTCCAGCGCGGGCCCGGACGCCCGGCCCAGAGCCGACATCTCCTCGGCCGAGGCCATACCCGGCATCGCGCTGCTGTCGTGCGCCGCCGGCGCGTCGGCCGCGCCCGCGGCGTGCCCGGAGTGCCCGTGGCCCCCGTCCTCCGTCATCCACGTCATGTACCCGCCGGTGGGCAACGGCGCCTGATCCCACAGCGCCAGCCAGCCCTGCATCTGGCCGACCTGGTTCTGCTGCGTGGTGAGGATGTCGTACGCCAGGTTCTTCACCGCCGGATCGGAGGACTTGGTGAGCGTGATCGTGGACATGTCGATCGCCTGGTTGTGATGCGCCGTCATGTCCTGGGAGAAGCCGACGTCGACCGAATCGGCGGCCGGGATCGGCGAGCCCTTGTCCTGGAACGGGAGCCGCGCGAAGAAGCCGAGCGCGAACCCGATCGCCAGGACGCCGACGAGACCGACGACCGCCAGCGCGGTCCGCTGGCTGCGGCTGCTCGGCGCCGTCGGTGACGGGGGGGTCGATTCGGTGTCGGTCATGGTTGCCTCAGCCGTTTCCGCCGGTCGCCGGTGCCTGCTGGCCCGCGCCCGCGGGCAGCTGCATGTCGGTCGGCAGACCCGTCGCGCCACCGAGCTCGGAGGTGTCGGGCTCGATGTTGCCGCCGTCCATCGGGACGGCGTCGGGGCCGGGTGCGGTCGCATCGAACGGCGGCGGGTTGGCCGGATCGAACGAGTCCGGGATGGTCGAGCAGCTGGCGCCGACCTCGGGGTAGGCGTAGCGGTTGAGGCGCAGCGCCTTGATGAACTGGTCGATGCGCTCGTCGTCGGCGCTGTCGACCTTGAGCTGGTGGCCCCACGACTGCAGCGAGACGGGCGTGTCCAGACCCGGGTACGGCGACATCAGCATGTAGCCGCTCTCCTTCGAGACCCGGTCCGCGAGCTGCTGGCGCTGCGTGTCGTCGACCTTGTCCGGGTTGTAGGCGATCCAGATCGCGCCGTGCTCGAGCGAGTGGACGGCGTTCTCGGAGCGGATCGCGTCCTGGTACACGGTGCCGGTGCACGTCGCCCACACCGCGTCGTGCGGACCGCCGAACGGCGGGGACTGGTCGTACGCGACGCGCTGCGTCGCCTGGACGTGCACACCGGCGGGGTAGTCGACCTTGACGACGCCGTCGATCCCCGTCGAGGGATCCTGATTGGATTCCGACGGCGTGAACTTGGCGACGGCCTGCTGGTCCTGGTACTTGGGCACCAGGTTGACGGCCAGGACGGCGATGAGCGCGACCACGGCGACGACGGCGCCGATCGTCAGCCACGGCAGCTGGCGACCTCCGCCGCTCCGGGTGGACGACGGCACGCCACCCTGCTTCTTCTTGTTGATCGCTTTGATCGCCTTGGCTGACTTCGCCCCCGTGTTCTTACTGCCGGGGCCGCGATTTTCCGAACCGCTGGGCATCGATGAGTGCTCTTTCGGTGATTGGACAAGGGCGCCCTCGAGGGGTAGTGAGCTTCCCAGGCTCCCCTCAGGCTCCATCACTGTACGTTCCGACCCTGAGGGAAAGCTTGGAGAGGCGGGAACGGGTAATCGGCACTGGTTATCCACCCACACGGTGCACGCAATAAGATGGACTCCTGTGACTCCAGCCGACCTTGCCGAACTGCTCCGAGGGACCGCCGCGAAGGTGCTCGCAGAGCACGGCCTCGACGTTTCCGTACTGCCTGCGACACTCACGGTCGAGCGTCCCCGCAACCCCGAGCACGGTGACTACGCCACCAACGTGGCGATGCAGGTCGCCAAGAAGGCCGGCACCAATCCCCGCGACCTGGCGACGTGGCTCGCGGCCGCGCTGACCGCCGCGGAGGGCATCGAGTCCGCGGAGGTTGCCGGGCCGGGGTTCCTCAACATCCGCCTTGCCGCCGACGCGCAGGGCGCGATCGTCGCCAAGGCCCTCGAGGCCGGCGCCGCCTTCGGGTCCGGCGACGCGCTCGCCGGCAAGCGCATCAACCTCGAGTTCGTGTCCGCGAACCCCACCGGGCCCATTCACCTCGGTGGTACCCGCTGGGCGGCGGTCGGTGACGCGCTCGGTCGCATCCTGTCGATGCAGGGCGCCGACGTGACGCGGGAGTACTACTTCAACGACCACGGCGCCCAGATCGACCGCTTCACCCGGTCGCTCATCGCCGCAGCGAACGGCGAACCCGCTCCCGAGGACGGCTACGCCGGCGCGTACATCGCCGACATCGCGGCCGAGGTGCAGAAGCAGGCGCCCGGCGCGCTCGGGCAGCCCGAGGCCGAGCGTCACGAGACGTTCCGGTCCATCGGCGTCGAGCTGATGTTCGCCCACATCAAGCGGACCCTGCACGAATTCGGCGTCGATTTCGACGTCTACTTCCACGAGAACTCGCTGTTCGAATCCGGTGCGGTGGAGAAGGCCGTCGAGACCCTCAAGGAATCCGGCAACCTGTACCACGAGGACGGCGCGTGGTGGCTCAAGAGCACCGATTTCGGTGACGACAAGGACCGGGTCGTCATCAAGTCCGACGGCAACGCCGCGTACATTGCCGGCGACATCGCCTACTTCCAGGACAAGCGCTCTCGCGGCTTCGACCTGTGCATCTACATGCTCGGCGCCGACCATCACGGGTACATCGGCCGCCTCAAGGCCGCCGCGGCCGCGTTCGGCGACGACCCGGACACCGTCGAGGTCATGATCGGCCAGATGGTCAACCTCGTCCGCGGCGGCGTCGCGGTGAAGATGAGCAAGCGGGCCGGCACCGTGATCACCCTCGACGACCTGGTCGAGGCGATCGGTGTCGACGCGGCCCGCTACTCGCTGGTGCGCTCGTCGGTGGACCAGAGCATCGACATCGATCTCGAGCTGTGGGCGAGCACCACCAACGAGAACCCGGTGTACTACGTGCAGTACGCGCACGCCCGGCTCTGCTCGATCGCCCGCAACGCCGCCGACCTGGGCCTGAGCGCCGAGAACCCGGACCTGGCGCTGCTGACCCACGACCGCGAGGGCGACCTGATCCGCACGATCGGCGAGTACCCGCGCGTCGTCGCCAAGGCCGCCGACCTGCGCGAGCCGCACCGCATCGCGCGGTACCTCGAGGAGCTCGCCGGCACCTACCACCGCTTCTACGACGCGTGCCGCATCCTGCCGCAGGGCGACGAGGACGCCACCGAGCTGCACACCGCGCGGCTGGCGCTGTGCGACGCGTCGCGGCAGGTCCTCGCCAACGGGCTCGAGCTGCTGGGCGTGAGCGCTCCGGAGCGGATGTGAACGCGCACCCGGCCGGACCCCGGCACGCTGAGATCCAGCACGCCCCGGGCCTGCCGCCGCGGCCCGCGGCGGCGTCGGACATGACCGCGCTGCCGCCGCAGGTGTGGCCGCGTGGTGCCCGCCGCGGCGACGACGGCGTCGTGACCCTCGCCGGTGTCCCGGTGACCGAGCTCGCGGAGAAGTACGGCACCCCGCTGTTCGTCGTCGACGAGGACGACTTCCGGTCCCGCTGCCGCGAGATGGCCCGCGCCTTCGGCGGCGCCGATCGAGTGCACTACGCGTCCAAGGCGTTCCTGTCGGCCGAGATCGCGCGCTGGGTGCGCGACGAGGGCCTGTCGATGGACGTCGCCTCCGGCGGTGAGCTGGCCGTCGCGCTGCACGCCGGCTTTCCTGCCGAGCGCATCACGATGCACGGCAACAACAAGTCGGTGGGGGAACTCGAGACCGCGGTGTCGGCGGGAGTCGGGCACGTCGTGTTGGACTCGATGCTCGAGATCGAACGGCTCGACGAGGTCGCGGGCCGGCTCGGTGCGGTCCAGGACGTCCTGATCCGCATCACGGTCGGCGTCGAGGCCCACACCCACGAGTTCATCGCGACCGCGCACGAGGACCAGAAGTTCGGGTTCTCGCTGTCCGGTGGCAAGGCCATGGACGCGGTCGCCCGCGTCTTCGCGACCGACAACCTGCGCCTGGTGGGGCTGCACAGCCACATCGGTTCGCAGATCTTCGAGGTCGACGGCTTCGAACTCGCCGCGCACCGGGTGATCGGACTGATGCGTGAGATCGTCGACCGCTTCGGTGCCGAGAAGACGTCGCAACTGTCGGTCGTCGATCTCGGTGGCGGCCTCGGTATCTCGTACCTGCCCAGCGACAACCCGCCCCCGGTCGAGGAACTCGCGGCCAAGCTCACGCACATCGTCGCGACCGAGTCGGCGGCCGCGGGTCTGCCCGCGCCGACGCTCATGGTCGAGCCGGGCCGCGCCATCGCCGGCCCCGGCACCGTCACGCTGTACGAGGTGGGCACCATCAAGGACGTCACCCTCGACGCGGGCGCCACCCGGCGCTACGTCAGCGTCGACGGCGGTATGAGCGACAACATCCGGACGTCGCTCTACCAGGCCGAATACGACGCGCGTCTGGTCTCCCGCGACAGCGACGGCGGGCCCGTCGTGGCCCGGGTCGTGGGCAAGCACTGCGAGAGCGGCGACATCGTCATCCGCGACGCCTGGATGCCGGACGACCTCGGTCCCGGCGACTTGCTCGCGGTGGCCGCCACGGGCGCATACTGCTATTCGATGTCCAGCCGGTACAACCTGCTCACCCGCCCCGCGGTGGTGGCAGTACGGGACGGCGCCTCACGCCTAATCTTGCGTAGGGAAACTGTGGAAGATCTGCTCAGCTTGGAGGTTTCGGAGTGACCAGCGAATCGGCGCAGCGCGCCATCGGGGTGGCTGTTCTCGGCCTCGGGACGGTGGGCAGCGAGGTGGCTCGCATCATCCGCGAGCACGCGGCCGACCTGGAGGCCCGGGTCGGCGCACGCTTGGAGTTGCGAGGTGTCGCGGTGCGGCGCCTCGACGGCGACCGCGGCGTGCCGTCGGAACTGCTCACGACCGACGCCGAGTCGCTGGTGACCCGTGACGACGTCGACGTCGTGGTGGAGGTCATCGGGGGCATCGAGCTGCCGCGCAAGCTGGTGCTCGCGGCGCTCAACGCCGGCAAGTCCGTCGTCACCGCGAACAAGGCCCTGCTGGCCGAGTACACCGGCGAGCTTGCCGAGGCCGCCGAGCGGCAGCGGGTGGACCTGTACTTCGAGGCCGCGGTGGCCGGCGCGATCCCGGTGATCCGCCCGCTGACCCAGTCGCTCGCCGGGGACCGCGTCGACCGCGTGCTCGGCATCGTGAACGGCACCACCAACTTCATCCTCTCCGCGATGGACGAGACCGGTGCCGACTACGCCGAGACGCTCGCCGAGGCCGGCCGGCTCGGGTACGCCGAGGCCGACCCCACCGCCGACGTCGAGGGCTTCGACGCCGCGTCGAAGGCGGCGATCCTCGCCTCGATCGCGTTCCACACGCGCGTCACCGCGGCCGACGTCTACCGCGAGGGCATCTCGAACATCACCTCCGCCGACCTCGACGCCGCCAAGGCCCTGGACTGCACGATCAAGCTGCTCTCGATCTGCGAGCGGATCGTCTCCGCGGACGGGCGCGAGCGCGTGTCGGCGCGTGTGTACCCGGCGCTGGTGCCGCGCGAGCATCCGCTGGCCGGGGTCAACGGTGCCTACAACGCCGTGGTGGTCGAATCCGCCAACGCCGGTCGACTGATGTTCTACGGCCAGGGCGCCGGCGGCGCCCCCACCGCGTCCGCCGTCATGGGCGACCTGGTGATGGCCGCGCGCAACAAGGTGCACGGTGGCCGGGGACCGCGCGAGTCGCGGTACGCGAAGCTGCCGATCGCCCCCATGGGCGACATCCCGACCCGCTACTACGTGAACATGCAGGTCGCCGATCGCGCGGGCGTGCTGTCGGCGGTGTCCGCCGAATTCGCCAAGCGCGGCGTCAGCATCTCCACCGTCCGGCAGGAAGGCGCCGGTGACGGCGCGCGTCTGGTGGTCGTCACCCACCTCGCCAGCGACGCGGCACTCTCGGAAACGGTTGCCGCCCTTGCCGAACTCGAATCCGTAACCGCTGTGACCAGCGTGCTCCGACTGGAAGGTACCTCCGAATGACCGGCGCCCACCCCGAGGCCGACAAGAAGACCGCCCCCGTGCACACCCCGTGGCCGGGACTGATCGAGGCCTACCGCGACCGGCTCGCGATCGGATCGAACTGGAAGACCGTGACGCTGCGCGAGGGTGGCACGCCGCTGCTGCCGGCCGCGCACCTGTCGGAGCTGACGGGGTGCGAGGTGTACCTCAAGGTCGAGGGACTCAACCCGACCGGTTCGTTCAAGGACCGTGGCATGACGATGGCCGTGACCGACGCCCTGGCCCGCGGCCAGCGCGCCGTGCTGTGCGCGTCGACGGGTAACACCTCGGCGTCGGCGGCGGCATACGCGGCCAAGGCCGGCATGGGCTGCGCGGTGCTGGTGCCGCAGGGCAAGATCGCGATGGGCAAGCTCGCCCAGGCCGTCATGCACGGCGCGCGAATCATCCAGGTGCAGGGCAACTTCGACGACTGCCTCGAGCTCGCGCGCAAGACCACCGCGGAGTTCCCGACGATCGGCCTGGTCAACTCGGTCAACCCGGTCCGTATCGAGGGCCAGAAGACCGCCGCGTTCGAGATCTGCGACGCGCTCGGCAAGGCGCCGGACGTGCACGCGCTGCCCGTCGGC is part of the Rhodococcus sp. SGAir0479 genome and encodes:
- a CDS encoding arabinosyltransferase domain-containing protein, translating into MVGTGSVSAKVPPRRTAPAAPTRRGPTRPRLIAIVAALIGVLAAVAIPLLPVDQQQASVSWPQNGVATSVEAPLVSYAPQSFDARIPCTAARELDSGGFVAATIPSGAPGTEQYGFVAKTTAASADSPARLDVILRDTALLSVPLPELTGPDCAVTVSSDATRTTLEVTGRTGAQPLPAKTLDGDHRPQIVGIFSDIDGAAPAGLQVRAELDSRFSSSPAPVKVVAMIVAVLATLASLVALHSLDGSDGRRARRFLPARWWRFGVTDAVVVGTLVLWHFIGATTADDGYQYTMARSAQSSGYMSNYFRYFGVPETPFGTPYYYLFGLLDDIWNASIWVRLPALLAGIVTWMVLSREVVPRLGAAARTSRVALWTGALGFLAVWLPYNNGLRPEPVVAAGVLLTWCSVERAIATRRLLPAAVAIVVAAATLSVGPSGIICFAALLAGARPLYRIVVARAESVGYPALLLPMIASGTAILVAVFADQTLASVPVMQDAHVAAGPDEKWFSENLRYQWLLNDTADGSLARRFGIFVMFLGIAVCTLAMVRRSGRIPGTAAGPSRRIIGVTFGAVALMMFTPTKWTHHLGVFAGLAGALAVLTAVAVGTAVLRSPRNRALFAAGVLFLLAMTFIGTNNYWYVSAWGVPWWDKPPSTAGTGAATVLFGGALLSLAVAAWCHLRDSRAPVPGSRLRPLWALPPLTIAAAAMVLFEVLSLAKGAVTQYPAYSLARSNVDALRGQNCGLARDVLLEMDPDASMLQPLSGDVATALAGDGSTGFTPDGVASDLSADADTAKTGAANLVDTDTDGAPTSTDATAGTGGGEGETGVGGSTVALPYGLDPATTPVLGSYSRTEQTDAALTSGWYGLPGVGADGTRGDLVAIAVAGRIRSVDPDGVETPGRDLELEYGARQSDGSVTALGRALPLDIGPAPSWRNVRVPLDQLPLEADAVRLVASDDNRDPDQWLAFTPPRVPQTRTLDDVVGSDTPVLADWAVGLQFPCQQPFSHRNGVAEVPQYRILPDRGGAVSTNLWQDHAGGGPLGWTDQLLTARTIPSYLNHDWRRDWGQIEQFTPRDRSAVPAEIDTVTERRSGLWNPGPMTLHY
- a CDS encoding TIGR03617 family F420-dependent LLM class oxidoreductase; this translates as MKVFTGTDAAIDPAAVAGFARRAEAAGYDGLHVSETVHDPFLLALLALQATERIVVRTSVALAFVRSPLLTAYTAWDLSRMSGGRFHLGLGSQIRQNIEERYAMEWSAPAARMRDYVGVVRAAFESFRTGELVPYEGERYRFTRMQPYFNPGPDQDTVTPPIYLGAVGRRMLAVAGATADGLITHPTNSDPQFLFDECRPALAEGAAAAGRSLDGFDVVAGLQVITGATDADVAAERDRRRRLFAFLYSTPAYRGALVRHGFPDLQAKLADRVRCDDWERLEDIVTDEVLATIVPTARYDALAGAVRERLDGIAQSVTLALPENADQDRCMADVIAELHAG
- a CDS encoding DUF305 domain-containing protein — translated: MTDTESTPPSPTAPSSRSQRTALAVVGLVGVLAIGFALGFFARLPFQDKGSPIPAADSVDVGFSQDMTAHHNQAIDMSTITLTKSSDPAVKNLAYDILTTQQNQVGQMQGWLALWDQAPLPTGGYMTWMTEDGGHGHSGHAAGAADAPAAHDSSAMPGMASAEEMSALGRASGPALDVMFLQLMLRHHQGGLPMMEYAQQYADVPAVRNLSQTMVATQQSEATLITSMLAERNASPLPMN
- a CDS encoding DUF3105 domain-containing protein translates to MPSGSENRGPGSKNTGAKSAKAIKAINKKKQGGVPSSTRSGGGRQLPWLTIGAVVAVVALIAVLAVNLVPKYQDQQAVAKFTPSESNQDPSTGIDGVVKVDYPAGVHVQATQRVAYDQSPPFGGPHDAVWATCTGTVYQDAIRSENAVHSLEHGAIWIAYNPDKVDDTQRQQLADRVSKESGYMLMSPYPGLDTPVSLQSWGHQLKVDSADDERIDQFIKALRLNRYAYPEVGASCSTIPDSFDPANPPPFDATAPGPDAVPMDGGNIEPDTSELGGATGLPTDMQLPAGAGQQAPATGGNG
- the argS gene encoding arginine--tRNA ligase; its protein translation is MTPADLAELLRGTAAKVLAEHGLDVSVLPATLTVERPRNPEHGDYATNVAMQVAKKAGTNPRDLATWLAAALTAAEGIESAEVAGPGFLNIRLAADAQGAIVAKALEAGAAFGSGDALAGKRINLEFVSANPTGPIHLGGTRWAAVGDALGRILSMQGADVTREYYFNDHGAQIDRFTRSLIAAANGEPAPEDGYAGAYIADIAAEVQKQAPGALGQPEAERHETFRSIGVELMFAHIKRTLHEFGVDFDVYFHENSLFESGAVEKAVETLKESGNLYHEDGAWWLKSTDFGDDKDRVVIKSDGNAAYIAGDIAYFQDKRSRGFDLCIYMLGADHHGYIGRLKAAAAAFGDDPDTVEVMIGQMVNLVRGGVAVKMSKRAGTVITLDDLVEAIGVDAARYSLVRSSVDQSIDIDLELWASTTNENPVYYVQYAHARLCSIARNAADLGLSAENPDLALLTHDREGDLIRTIGEYPRVVAKAADLREPHRIARYLEELAGTYHRFYDACRILPQGDEDATELHTARLALCDASRQVLANGLELLGVSAPERM
- the lysA gene encoding diaminopimelate decarboxylase, translated to MNAHPAGPRHAEIQHAPGLPPRPAAASDMTALPPQVWPRGARRGDDGVVTLAGVPVTELAEKYGTPLFVVDEDDFRSRCREMARAFGGADRVHYASKAFLSAEIARWVRDEGLSMDVASGGELAVALHAGFPAERITMHGNNKSVGELETAVSAGVGHVVLDSMLEIERLDEVAGRLGAVQDVLIRITVGVEAHTHEFIATAHEDQKFGFSLSGGKAMDAVARVFATDNLRLVGLHSHIGSQIFEVDGFELAAHRVIGLMREIVDRFGAEKTSQLSVVDLGGGLGISYLPSDNPPPVEELAAKLTHIVATESAAAGLPAPTLMVEPGRAIAGPGTVTLYEVGTIKDVTLDAGATRRYVSVDGGMSDNIRTSLYQAEYDARLVSRDSDGGPVVARVVGKHCESGDIVIRDAWMPDDLGPGDLLAVAATGAYCYSMSSRYNLLTRPAVVAVRDGASRLILRRETVEDLLSLEVSE
- a CDS encoding homoserine dehydrogenase encodes the protein MTSESAQRAIGVAVLGLGTVGSEVARIIREHAADLEARVGARLELRGVAVRRLDGDRGVPSELLTTDAESLVTRDDVDVVVEVIGGIELPRKLVLAALNAGKSVVTANKALLAEYTGELAEAAERQRVDLYFEAAVAGAIPVIRPLTQSLAGDRVDRVLGIVNGTTNFILSAMDETGADYAETLAEAGRLGYAEADPTADVEGFDAASKAAILASIAFHTRVTAADVYREGISNITSADLDAAKALDCTIKLLSICERIVSADGRERVSARVYPALVPREHPLAGVNGAYNAVVVESANAGRLMFYGQGAGGAPTASAVMGDLVMAARNKVHGGRGPRESRYAKLPIAPMGDIPTRYYVNMQVADRAGVLSAVSAEFAKRGVSISTVRQEGAGDGARLVVVTHLASDAALSETVAALAELESVTAVTSVLRLEGTSE